Proteins encoded together in one Arvicanthis niloticus isolate mArvNil1 chromosome 7, mArvNil1.pat.X, whole genome shotgun sequence window:
- the LOC117712712 gene encoding glutathione S-transferase alpha-2-like, giving the protein MAGKPVLHYFNARGRMECIRWLLAAAGVEFEEKLIQRPEDLEKLKKDGNLIFDQVPMVEIDGMKLVQTRAILNYIATKYDLYGKDLKERTLIDMYTEGIFDLTEMILQLILCPPDQREAKTSLAKDRTKNRFLPAFEKVLKSHGQDYLVGNRLTRVDIHLLELLLYVEELDPSLLTPFPLLKAFKSRISSLPNVKKFLQPGSQRKPATDAKQIEEIRKTFKL; this is encoded by the exons ATGGCTGGGAAGCCCGTGCTTCACTACTTCAATGCCCGGGGCAGGATGGAGTGCATCAGGTGGCTCCTGGCTGCAGCAGGGGTGGAG TTTGAAGAGAAGTtaatacagaggccagaagatctggaaaagttaaaaaaag ATGGGAATTTGATTTTTGACCAGGTGCCCATGGTGGAGATTGACGGGATGAAGCTAGTACAGACCAgagccatcctcaactacattgCCACCAAATATGACCTCTATGGGAAGGACTTGAAGGAGAGGACCCT GATTGACATGTACACAGAAGGTATTTTTGATCTGACTGAAATGATCCTGCAACTGATACTATGTCCACCTGACCAAAGAGAAGCCAAGACTTCTTTGGCAAAAGACAGGACCAAAAACCGTTTCTTGCCTGCCTTTGAAAAG GTGTTGAAGAGCCACGGACAAGACTACCTTGTAGGCAACAGGCTGACCAGGGTGGACATCCACTTGCTGGAACTTCTCCTCTATGTTGAAGAGCTTGACCCCAGCCTTCTGACCCCTTTCCCACTGCTGAAG GCCTTCAAGAGCAGAATCAGCAGCCTCCCCAATGTGAAGAAGTTCCTCCAGCCTGGCAGCCAGAGAAAGCCTGCCACGGATGCCAAACAAATCGAAGAAATAAGGAAGACTTTCAAGCTTTAG